One window of Alosa sapidissima isolate fAloSap1 chromosome 21, fAloSap1.pri, whole genome shotgun sequence genomic DNA carries:
- the LOC121695977 gene encoding stathmin-like has translation MASSGDIQVKELDKRASGQAFEVILGTPAPDAKGEFPLSPPKKKDLSLEEIQRKLEAAEERRKSHEAEVLKHLAEKREHEKEVLQKAQEENNNFSKLAEEKLNQKMEANKENREALLAAMSEKFKEKDKKIEEVRKNKETKEPEADTSAGN, from the exons ATGGCCTCTTCTGGTG ATATTCAGGTGAAGGAACTCGACAAGCGTGCCTCTGGGCAGGCATTTGAAGTAATCCTCGGAACCCCCGCCCCGGACGCCAAGGGCGAGTTCCCCTTGTCGCCCCCCAAGAAGAAGGACTTATCTTTGGAGGAGATCCAGAGGAAACTGGAGGCTGCTGAGGAGAGGCGCAAG TCACACGAAGCCGAGGTTCTGAAGCACTTAGCTGAGAAGCGTGAGCACGAGAAGGAGGTGCTTCAGAAAGCTCAGGAGGAGAACAACAACTTCAGCAAGCTGGCTGAGGAGAAGCTCAACCAGAAGATGGAGGCCAACAAAGAAAACAGAGAAGCACTTCTGGCAGCTATGAGCGAGAAGTTCAAGGAGAAG GACAAGAAAATTGAAGAGGTCCGCAAGAACAAGGAAACCAAAGAGCCTGAGGCTGACACGTCTGCAGGAAACTGA